The following are encoded in a window of Psychrobacter sp. P11F6 genomic DNA:
- a CDS encoding 3'-5' exonuclease, whose amino-acid sequence MSQALLSDPILVFDIETVADTDAARRIYPQLAELNDADALSALTALRIQEAGHDFMRLPLQRIVCISALYIKDGKFSLFSLTADKFSEKDILAKFFRAFSDLEKLPQLISWNGSGFDIPVLIYRAMQYDLSAPWLFEEGERIKNMRFDNYVNRFHTRHLDLMDRFSQYGASRREAMDIVASLYGLPGKTAVNGSMVGELVSTNDWQTLSIYCESDVMNTWLIYLRWLRLTGQLSSQDFDAWQQQSYDYLVKYTQADGHARHQDFIADWSSAPTS is encoded by the coding sequence ATGTCACAAGCTCTACTATCCGACCCTATATTGGTCTTTGATATCGAAACTGTCGCTGATACCGATGCGGCGCGCCGTATCTATCCGCAATTGGCAGAGTTGAATGATGCAGATGCATTGAGCGCACTCACAGCGCTTCGAATACAAGAAGCTGGGCATGACTTTATGCGCTTGCCACTGCAGCGTATTGTCTGTATCTCAGCGTTATATATCAAAGATGGCAAGTTTTCGTTGTTCTCATTGACCGCTGATAAATTTAGTGAAAAAGATATTCTTGCCAAATTTTTTCGGGCATTTAGTGACCTTGAAAAGCTGCCACAGCTTATTAGTTGGAATGGCTCAGGTTTTGATATTCCTGTACTGATATATCGGGCTATGCAATACGACTTATCAGCGCCATGGTTATTTGAAGAAGGCGAGCGCATCAAAAACATGCGCTTTGATAATTACGTCAATCGCTTCCACACGCGTCACCTTGATTTAATGGACAGATTTAGCCAGTACGGTGCCAGCCGCCGCGAAGCCATGGATATTGTCGCAAGTTTATATGGTCTACCGGGTAAAACAGCTGTCAACGGTAGTATGGTTGGTGAGCTTGTCAGCACTAATGACTGGCAAACGCTGTCTATTTATTGCGAGTCTGACGTCATGAATACATGGCTAATCTATTTGCGCTGGTTGCGTTTAACTGGACAATTATCCTCACAAGATTTTGACGCTTGGCAGCAGCAGAGCTATGACTATTTAGTAAAATATACCCAAGCGGATGGTCATGCCCGCCATCAAGACTTCATCGCTGATTGGTCATCTGCGCCCACATCATAA
- the cysM gene encoding cysteine synthase CysM — protein MAISTPNFITQVTKLADCVGQTPLVKLQRLPEQEQLTNGAALLAKLEGNNPAGSVKDRPAFNMIYQAEQRGDIKAGDMLIEATSGNTGIALAMVAAMRGYPITLLMPTNSTQERKDAMIAYGATLIEVDEGMEAARDLALQMQADGKGIVLDQFNNPDNSQAHYLTTGPELWAQTAGKITHFISSMGTTGTITGVSQYLKEQNPDIKIIGLQPDEEASIAGIRRWPAAYMPGIFNADLVDEIMDVDQRIAEVYMRKLAKTEGIFAGVSSGAAAWAAVQVAKENPDAVIAFIVCDRGDRYLSTGLYNIDDDNIDASNVDR, from the coding sequence ATGGCTATCTCCACCCCTAATTTCATTACTCAAGTCACCAAACTTGCTGATTGTGTCGGTCAGACGCCATTGGTTAAATTGCAGCGCTTACCTGAGCAAGAGCAGCTGACCAATGGTGCTGCGTTACTGGCCAAGCTTGAAGGTAACAATCCAGCGGGGTCTGTTAAAGATCGTCCTGCTTTTAATATGATTTATCAGGCAGAACAGCGCGGTGACATCAAAGCGGGCGACATGCTGATTGAAGCCACGAGTGGCAACACTGGTATCGCTTTAGCCATGGTCGCCGCGATGCGTGGCTATCCGATAACGCTACTGATGCCAACCAATTCAACTCAAGAGCGCAAAGATGCCATGATTGCGTATGGTGCGACGTTAATCGAGGTGGATGAAGGCATGGAAGCTGCACGCGATTTGGCGCTGCAAATGCAAGCAGATGGCAAAGGCATCGTATTGGATCAGTTTAATAACCCTGATAACAGTCAAGCCCATTACCTGACCACAGGGCCTGAACTGTGGGCGCAAACCGCAGGAAAAATCACTCATTTTATTAGTTCAATGGGCACCACTGGTACCATTACTGGTGTATCGCAATATCTCAAAGAACAAAATCCAGATATCAAAATTATCGGACTACAGCCTGATGAAGAAGCTTCGATTGCTGGTATTCGCCGCTGGCCTGCAGCTTACATGCCGGGTATCTTTAACGCAGATTTGGTTGATGAAATCATGGATGTGGATCAGCGTATCGCAGAAGTTTATATGCGCAAACTGGCCAAGACCGAAGGTATTTTTGCGGGCGTTTCATCAGGTGCTGCAGCATGGGCTGCCGTACAAGTCGCTAAAGAAAACCCTGATGCCGTCATCGCCTTTATTGTCTGTGATCGCGGCGATCGTTATTTGTCGACGGGTTTATACAATATTGATGACGACAATATTGACGCCAGCAATGTCGATCGATAA
- a CDS encoding ATP-binding protein — translation MAYKKRFDTSSAYGQLIILVFLPICILAAVGGILVFYETMRASNSEQEVLAEAVLIRYTPAIAELIPELLAQERQQADGEPNADGEVRANDATQTTITKLEEIQDKLGRMQSEQHVQRIAIINESNQVLAAVGYGLNEAWPAIDTTKKFLSQQPTPIGTAYGSVLGEFEGQKLWLLVDMDNEPLYIARYRIAMALVITGLFTILILLLSLNIYSKRWIAPIYELRLQLQRTHVDNLYQPIPVESDGELNLLQQDLVKTLRRLHRSFQELKDHAEQTEDDLRLAFDEMEMQNISIRNARDAAISTSQAKSAFLANISHELRTPLNSIDGFINLLARHGELNPEQDLYVQTIRKSSAHLLALVNDVLDFSKIEAGKLVLDRHEFDLYDTIYDVVDMLSPVSAEKGLRMAVLFYNDVPMRINGDALRLKQVLTNIVGNAIKFTDSGDVVVRVSLDDHRDNYLMISVQDSGKGISLADQKMLFQSFSQGDPSITRQYGGTGLGLVISKQLTRLMGGDIGFHDNAQENIANQGATFWFRMPAHVDVLEAATGQTIELPVLAPLASETDEFNVLVWINHTASIQVLKASLQYLPIKLTQANSLPGVLESLKEHGNYWDWVIVDDDTQDDMMALLKQIRLHYQGKLAVFGYQVAADQALLNRYHANILYEPLDKRQLYAMLDTQNRSTKKSVQEPRWTGVTVLAVDDHLPNLLVLDALLSELGIQVITASSGFDAIEIISKQQTKNIKTTKNDKQSLSNKTQISKAETRDEVNKKSNSTLYEEMNTDDKVATQDKGHIDLIFMDIQMPRMSGHEAARQIRNIENDDNRIPIIALTAHGLADERDKLIASGINDYVGKPISQPQLLQVLQKWLGRTTTMPQLTALPDTNLHSTDVHNTDVQVIDLSKENSHSTDSQNRDAETYSTWPSDSTTIAYPMVKGDENNRHSDSNTINQPKITRPLSLKKIRDNYLRDSQPREDYRRETPRDTQPRYENLRLHKQGQSPLLKPSETPINSAHNGVATPTDSHIYAQETKSWDSSHHHLSHHSLGANEGDGFAILDWQDALTRSANKPDLAAKLIIMMLDTINDEKQALTQAWDARDRSMLAQIAHRILGGSRYTGVPQLRQASQDLEDKCLLNVQHTTPAQFAMLEPYYAALITALNNLQALDLSAYPQLNYHRLSENDMTWKMI, via the coding sequence ATGGCATACAAAAAACGTTTTGATACTAGCAGTGCGTATGGTCAGTTGATTATATTGGTGTTTCTACCCATTTGTATCTTGGCAGCGGTGGGCGGTATTTTGGTCTTTTACGAAACCATGCGTGCTAGCAATTCCGAACAAGAAGTATTGGCGGAGGCGGTGCTGATTCGTTATACCCCAGCGATAGCAGAGCTAATCCCTGAGCTGTTAGCACAAGAGCGCCAGCAAGCAGACGGCGAACCCAATGCGGATGGCGAAGTCAGAGCAAATGATGCCACTCAAACGACCATCACGAAGCTTGAGGAAATACAAGATAAGCTGGGTCGTATGCAGTCCGAGCAACATGTACAGCGTATTGCGATCATCAATGAAAGCAATCAAGTGCTCGCCGCAGTCGGCTATGGACTGAACGAAGCATGGCCTGCAATAGACACAACAAAGAAGTTTTTATCGCAGCAACCAACGCCTATTGGAACCGCTTATGGCAGTGTGTTAGGGGAGTTTGAAGGACAAAAGCTATGGCTGCTCGTCGATATGGACAATGAACCACTCTACATCGCCCGCTACCGTATCGCCATGGCGTTAGTGATTACTGGCTTGTTCACCATTTTGATTTTATTGCTGAGTTTAAATATTTATTCAAAGCGCTGGATAGCACCAATTTATGAGCTACGTTTGCAGTTGCAGCGTACCCATGTCGACAATTTGTATCAGCCTATTCCCGTTGAGTCAGATGGTGAGCTGAACTTATTACAGCAAGATTTGGTCAAAACTTTGCGCCGCTTGCATAGGAGCTTTCAGGAATTAAAAGACCATGCCGAGCAAACCGAGGATGATTTGCGCCTTGCGTTTGATGAGATGGAAATGCAAAACATCTCTATTCGTAATGCACGTGATGCGGCAATTTCAACCAGCCAAGCCAAATCGGCGTTTTTGGCCAATATTAGCCACGAGCTGCGCACGCCATTAAACAGTATCGATGGCTTTATCAATCTACTAGCAAGGCATGGCGAACTAAATCCTGAACAAGATTTGTACGTGCAAACCATACGTAAGTCATCAGCACACTTGCTTGCCTTGGTTAACGATGTTTTGGATTTCTCTAAGATTGAAGCAGGCAAGCTGGTACTTGACCGTCATGAGTTTGACCTTTATGACACCATTTATGACGTGGTCGATATGCTTTCGCCTGTATCCGCAGAAAAAGGTCTGCGCATGGCGGTGCTGTTTTATAATGATGTACCGATGCGCATCAATGGCGATGCCCTGCGCCTCAAGCAAGTATTGACCAATATCGTGGGCAATGCGATTAAATTTACCGACAGTGGTGATGTGGTAGTGCGTGTCAGCTTGGATGATCATCGTGATAATTATCTCATGATCAGTGTGCAAGACAGCGGTAAGGGCATCTCTTTAGCCGATCAAAAGATGCTGTTCCAAAGCTTTAGCCAAGGCGACCCTTCAATCACTCGTCAGTATGGCGGCACAGGGTTGGGGCTCGTTATCTCCAAGCAATTAACGCGGCTGATGGGCGGTGATATTGGCTTTCATGATAATGCTCAAGAGAATATTGCCAATCAGGGCGCAACGTTTTGGTTTCGGATGCCAGCACATGTCGATGTATTGGAAGCGGCTACAGGACAGACAATTGAGCTACCAGTCTTGGCTCCATTGGCGAGTGAGACCGATGAGTTTAATGTATTGGTATGGATCAATCATACCGCCTCTATCCAAGTGCTCAAAGCCAGTTTGCAGTATTTACCAATTAAACTGACCCAAGCCAACTCGTTACCGGGGGTACTTGAGTCATTAAAAGAGCATGGTAATTATTGGGATTGGGTCATCGTCGATGATGATACCCAAGACGATATGATGGCATTACTCAAACAAATTCGTCTGCATTACCAAGGCAAGCTTGCGGTATTTGGTTATCAAGTTGCTGCCGATCAAGCATTACTAAATCGTTATCATGCCAATATTTTGTATGAGCCTTTAGACAAAAGACAGCTTTATGCCATGCTCGACACCCAAAATCGCAGTACCAAAAAAAGCGTGCAAGAACCGCGCTGGACAGGGGTGACGGTACTGGCAGTCGACGATCATCTGCCCAATTTGTTGGTGCTCGATGCATTACTTAGTGAGCTTGGTATTCAGGTCATCACAGCGAGTAGTGGTTTTGACGCCATAGAAATTATCAGCAAACAACAAACCAAAAATATCAAAACCACGAAAAATGATAAGCAAAGTCTGTCGAATAAAACGCAAATCTCTAAAGCTGAAACGCGCGATGAGGTGAACAAGAAATCAAATAGTACGCTTTATGAAGAGATGAATACCGACGATAAAGTTGCTACTCAGGATAAAGGTCATATTGATCTAATATTCATGGACATCCAAATGCCGCGTATGTCAGGGCATGAAGCCGCAAGACAAATTCGTAATATTGAAAATGATGATAACCGTATCCCGATTATTGCGTTGACTGCACATGGTTTGGCTGATGAGCGAGACAAACTGATCGCTAGTGGCATTAATGACTATGTGGGTAAACCCATTAGCCAGCCTCAGTTGTTACAAGTGCTGCAAAAATGGCTTGGACGCACAACGACAATGCCGCAGTTAACAGCGTTGCCTGATACCAATCTGCACAGTACGGATGTGCACAATACTGATGTGCAGGTCATCGATTTATCAAAAGAGAACTCACACTCTACCGACTCACAAAATAGGGATGCTGAAACGTATTCAACGTGGCCATCGGACTCTACAACCATTGCTTATCCTATGGTGAAAGGTGATGAAAATAACCGTCATAGCGATTCTAATACAATCAATCAGCCAAAAATAACGCGTCCTTTATCATTGAAAAAAATTCGTGATAATTACTTGCGAGATAGCCAACCACGCGAGGATTATAGACGCGAAACACCGCGTGACACCCAGCCACGCTATGAGAACTTGCGCTTACATAAACAAGGACAGTCGCCACTATTAAAGCCATCGGAAACACCGATAAATAGTGCTCATAACGGAGTAGCAACGCCTACAGATTCACACATATATGCGCAAGAAACAAAGAGTTGGGACAGCAGTCACCACCATTTAAGCCATCACTCTTTGGGGGCTAACGAAGGTGATGGGTTTGCTATTTTAGATTGGCAAGACGCGTTGACCCGCTCAGCGAATAAGCCCGACTTGGCAGCCAAGCTTATCATTATGATGCTTGATACTATTAATGATGAAAAGCAGGCACTGACGCAAGCGTGGGACGCCCGTGATCGCAGTATGCTAGCGCAAATTGCCCATCGCATCTTAGGCGGCAGTCGTTATACTGGTGTGCCGCAATTACGTCAGGCCAGTCAAGACCTAGAAGATAAGTGCTTGTTGAATGTCCAACACACCACACCTGCGCAGTTTGCCATGCTTGAGCCATATTATGCCGCATTAATAACAGCGTTAAATAATTTGCAGGCGCTAGATTTGTCAGCCTATCCTCAGCTCAATTATCATCGTTTGAGTGAAAATGATATGACGTGGAAAATGATTTAG
- a CDS encoding multidrug effflux MFS transporter: MSAPKSSLPNRPIASERVRSADLPVAWIMMLGLIVAVGPLSIDMYLPALPSMADDFGVSTAFMANSVSAYFLGLVFGQLFYGPFSDRVGRVKPLYIGMTLYVIASIVCATTNNEYVLFVGRTMQALGACVGAVVTRAAIRDRLTAKQTAKAFSIMILVMGLAPILAPSLGALFLQFFSWHSIFWFLAAFGTLNLLLTKFFFFETLTEENRNVRPAREVLSQYWDLLKDPTFNYPAIGGGLLMGAMFVYISSASELIMDTYGVSATHFAWLFGMNAAGFVGLTQLNQWLTNRFRILSILRFGAMMQVISAGVLFVIGLFLGTDAWLPLVLACIFFCIAGLGLTQPNASAIALAFQKRRAGMASALQGSLMFSVGIFGGLLLNLFPVNPVLKIGIAMFALMSLGCFLIWQIDRNLNLDDAE, from the coding sequence ATGTCTGCTCCAAAATCCTCTCTACCCAATCGACCCATTGCTTCTGAGCGCGTACGCTCTGCTGATTTGCCTGTTGCATGGATTATGATGCTTGGACTTATCGTGGCAGTGGGGCCATTGTCTATTGATATGTATCTTCCTGCATTACCATCGATGGCAGATGACTTTGGTGTCTCCACAGCCTTTATGGCCAACTCTGTTTCTGCCTATTTTTTAGGCTTGGTATTTGGCCAGTTATTTTATGGACCATTTAGTGATCGTGTTGGTCGTGTTAAGCCTTTATATATCGGTATGACGCTATATGTCATCGCCTCCATTGTTTGTGCCACTACTAATAACGAGTATGTATTGTTTGTTGGGCGGACGATGCAAGCGCTTGGTGCGTGTGTCGGTGCGGTGGTCACTCGTGCCGCGATTCGCGATCGATTGACTGCTAAGCAAACCGCAAAAGCCTTTTCTATTATGATTTTGGTGATGGGTTTAGCGCCAATATTAGCCCCATCGCTTGGTGCGCTATTTCTACAGTTTTTTAGCTGGCACTCTATTTTTTGGTTTTTGGCTGCTTTTGGCACGTTGAATTTATTACTCACAAAGTTTTTCTTCTTTGAAACGTTGACGGAAGAAAATCGTAATGTACGTCCTGCAAGAGAAGTACTGAGTCAATACTGGGACTTATTAAAAGACCCGACGTTCAATTATCCAGCGATTGGTGGCGGCCTGCTGATGGGGGCGATGTTTGTTTATATCAGTTCAGCCTCTGAGCTGATTATGGATACCTACGGGGTATCCGCCACCCACTTTGCTTGGTTATTTGGGATGAATGCTGCTGGTTTTGTGGGTTTGACTCAGCTGAATCAGTGGCTTACCAATCGCTTTCGTATTTTGAGTATTTTGCGCTTTGGTGCGATGATGCAGGTTATTTCTGCAGGTGTGCTATTTGTAATAGGTCTATTTTTGGGTACTGATGCTTGGCTTCCACTGGTACTGGCTTGTATTTTCTTCTGTATCGCAGGCTTAGGTCTTACTCAGCCAAATGCTTCTGCTATTGCGCTGGCCTTTCAAAAACGCCGAGCGGGCATGGCAAGTGCGCTACAAGGCTCGCTCATGTTTTCAGTCGGTATCTTTGGTGGATTATTATTAAACCTATTTCCAGTTAATCCTGTACTCAAAATTGGTATTGCGATGTTCGCTTTGATGAGTCTTGGCTGTTTTTTAATTTGGCAGATAGATCGTAATTTAAATCTGGACGATGCGGAGTAA
- the rlmD gene encoding 23S rRNA (uracil(1939)-C(5))-methyltransferase RlmD — protein sequence MQPTDSKTSTTSDVTPPTSETQTITIPPNKKKSKPSSKTRRRLKDAEPLPFTIDGLSHDGRGVAVYGNGFGIDDGHIEDKHGKKIFVSFALPGESALVKITNSRASFEEGEAVSITANPNSERAVPPCPHFGVCGGCNLQHWQPDGQINFKQSVLAEMLIHQANVTPDNWLAPVVGDRLGYRTKARLGVRYVTKKETALVGFRERSSNFLAELNECHILDPRIGFEIENLKTLISTLESRNKIAQLELAMGEEMPELPDGNQPVALIVRNLEPLSDADIEKLKVFFAARNWQLYLQSKGADSIQRIALTANDDMSQQFGRLYYQLPEYDLTFEFIPTDFTQVNLSVNRQMTKLACDLLDLKAGERVLDLFSGLGNFSLPLARLVGETGSVVGVEGSEAMTTRAADNARRNGINNTEFYSQDLTQDCTDKPWANQGFDALLIDPPRSGAWEIMQYLPKFNAERIVYVSCNPATLARDTKALLEQGYRLTHAGVMDMFCHTGHVESIARFEKVAV from the coding sequence ATGCAACCCACCGATTCAAAAACGTCTACAACCTCTGATGTTACGCCACCAACGAGCGAGACCCAAACGATTACTATTCCGCCTAATAAGAAAAAATCTAAACCCTCATCAAAGACACGCCGCCGTCTAAAGGATGCAGAACCTCTGCCCTTCACCATTGATGGTTTGTCGCATGATGGTCGCGGCGTTGCCGTTTATGGTAATGGTTTTGGTATAGACGATGGCCATATCGAAGACAAACATGGCAAAAAAATCTTTGTAAGCTTTGCATTGCCGGGTGAAAGTGCCTTGGTCAAAATAACCAATAGCCGTGCCAGCTTTGAAGAAGGCGAGGCTGTCAGTATTACTGCCAACCCAAATTCTGAACGTGCCGTACCGCCCTGCCCACATTTTGGCGTCTGCGGCGGCTGTAATTTGCAACACTGGCAGCCAGACGGTCAAATCAACTTTAAGCAATCTGTATTGGCTGAAATGCTGATACACCAAGCCAATGTCACGCCTGATAACTGGCTTGCTCCAGTGGTTGGTGATCGTCTTGGTTATCGTACCAAAGCACGATTGGGTGTGCGTTATGTCACCAAAAAAGAAACCGCGCTTGTCGGCTTTCGTGAGCGCTCAAGTAACTTTTTGGCAGAATTAAATGAGTGTCATATTTTAGATCCAAGAATTGGTTTTGAGATTGAAAACTTAAAAACACTGATTAGTACGCTAGAGAGCCGTAACAAGATTGCTCAGCTTGAGTTGGCCATGGGTGAGGAAATGCCTGAGCTGCCAGATGGCAATCAGCCCGTTGCCCTTATCGTACGCAACTTGGAGCCGTTATCAGACGCTGATATAGAAAAGCTAAAAGTGTTTTTTGCCGCACGCAACTGGCAGCTATATTTGCAGTCTAAAGGTGCGGACAGCATCCAGCGTATTGCATTGACTGCAAATGATGACATGAGCCAGCAATTTGGTCGTTTGTATTACCAATTGCCAGAATACGATTTGACTTTCGAGTTTATCCCGACAGATTTTACCCAAGTGAACCTGTCCGTTAATCGTCAAATGACCAAGCTTGCTTGCGATTTATTAGACTTAAAAGCAGGTGAACGCGTACTTGATTTATTCAGTGGTCTAGGCAACTTTAGCTTGCCACTTGCGCGCCTCGTTGGTGAGACAGGTTCTGTGGTTGGTGTTGAAGGCAGCGAAGCGATGACCACACGTGCAGCCGATAACGCACGACGTAATGGCATCAATAATACAGAATTTTATAGCCAAGATTTGACGCAAGACTGTACTGATAAACCTTGGGCGAATCAGGGCTTTGATGCGCTATTGATCGATCCGCCGCGTTCTGGTGCTTGGGAAATTATGCAGTACTTGCCGAAATTTAACGCTGAGAGAATCGTTTATGTCTCTTGCAACCCTGCAACCCTCGCCCGTGATACAAAAGCATTGTTAGAGCAAGGCTATCGTCTGACTCATGCTGGCGTAATGGACATGTTCTGTCATACCGGTCATGTTGAGTCCATCGCTCGTTTTGAAAAAGTAGCGGTGTAA
- a CDS encoding crotonase/enoyl-CoA hydratase family protein, protein MNAIATYQYETLQVSMTDNILTVTLNRPHKKNAMSFKVVKELIAVAERIGKDKTIRAVILNGAEGTFCAGIDLGDLNHPKNQAFAVWELVKPWQSSFQRVCLVWRDVPVPVIAVLEGYCIGAGLQLALACDVRISHPDCKLSIMEAKWGLVPDMGLTQSAFGVVREDVLKELAMSARIVTASEGKALGLVSHCSETPLEQAQKLAAEFAERSPDAVLASKRVVNAMFQQPATTLYKEKVWQLKMMLGRNRKLALRKAKQASTAFGKRQFR, encoded by the coding sequence ATGAACGCGATTGCCACTTACCAATATGAAACCTTACAAGTTAGTATGACTGACAATATACTCACGGTAACCTTGAATCGCCCACACAAAAAAAATGCCATGAGCTTTAAAGTGGTGAAAGAATTGATAGCTGTCGCAGAACGCATTGGTAAAGATAAAACGATACGTGCGGTGATTCTAAATGGTGCTGAAGGCACGTTTTGTGCGGGCATCGACTTGGGTGATTTAAATCATCCAAAAAATCAAGCGTTCGCCGTTTGGGAGCTGGTAAAGCCATGGCAGAGCTCGTTCCAGCGTGTTTGTCTGGTATGGCGCGACGTGCCTGTACCGGTCATTGCCGTATTAGAAGGCTATTGTATCGGTGCAGGGCTTCAGCTAGCGCTGGCTTGCGATGTGCGTATCAGTCATCCAGATTGCAAACTGTCTATTATGGAAGCTAAGTGGGGGCTGGTACCAGACATGGGTTTGACGCAATCGGCGTTTGGCGTGGTACGTGAAGATGTGCTAAAAGAGCTTGCCATGAGTGCGCGTATCGTGACTGCCAGTGAAGGCAAAGCACTGGGTCTTGTCAGCCATTGCAGTGAAACGCCACTTGAGCAGGCGCAAAAGCTCGCTGCCGAATTTGCAGAGCGCTCTCCTGATGCGGTGTTGGCGAGTAAGCGTGTGGTCAATGCTATGTTCCAGCAGCCAGCCACTACTTTATATAAAGAAAAAGTATGGCAGCTTAAAATGATGCTCGGTCGTAATCGCAAGCTTGCTTTAAGAAAAGCCAAGCAAGCCAGTACGGCATTTGGTAAGCGCCAGTTCCGCTAA
- a CDS encoding transporter substrate-binding domain-containing protein — protein MMQLYRVLPIVLSVGLFGCGNSSTQENANSTGTPVTENKDNFVSNLPDTAPTLKVAMTGDLPPFSFQDDYGNMQGTDVDSIRAIGEEQGFKVEFYKETWQDMFDSVESGKRDLAISGISYKDDRAVRYGLSTPYFFNPATIMYLEGKFDIKGLNDIKGLKTGTLAGSKEEDTLKQMGSSVELVSRSTAFLAYQDLVQGKTDVFLYDMPVLQYIIKGYPEHKVKIVPYEAADAPSAQQVVLMAKENTQLINTVNEGIAKLKAKGTFKEIEERWLGEAVPASADKSNSDTNTTQLN, from the coding sequence ATGATGCAGTTATATCGAGTGTTACCAATTGTATTGAGTGTTGGCCTGTTTGGCTGCGGTAACTCTTCCACTCAAGAAAATGCCAATTCGACTGGTACGCCAGTAACAGAAAATAAAGATAATTTTGTCAGTAATTTGCCTGATACGGCACCAACATTAAAGGTCGCTATGACGGGTGATTTACCCCCTTTCTCGTTTCAAGATGACTATGGCAACATGCAAGGGACTGACGTTGATTCCATTAGAGCTATCGGCGAGGAGCAAGGCTTTAAAGTCGAGTTTTATAAAGAAACTTGGCAAGATATGTTCGATAGTGTGGAGTCAGGAAAACGTGATTTAGCTATTTCTGGTATCTCTTATAAAGATGATCGTGCGGTAAGATATGGTCTATCAACGCCTTACTTTTTTAACCCAGCTACCATCATGTACTTGGAAGGTAAGTTTGATATCAAAGGCTTAAACGATATAAAGGGTCTAAAAACTGGTACGTTGGCAGGTTCTAAAGAAGAAGATACTCTGAAACAGATGGGTAGCTCGGTTGAGTTGGTTTCAAGATCTACTGCATTTTTGGCTTATCAGGACTTAGTACAAGGTAAGACTGATGTTTTTTTATACGACATGCCAGTGCTGCAGTACATCATAAAAGGTTATCCAGAACATAAAGTGAAGATTGTACCTTATGAAGCGGCAGACGCACCTTCAGCGCAACAAGTTGTATTAATGGCGAAAGAAAATACTCAGTTGATTAATACGGTTAATGAGGGTATTGCTAAACTGAAAGCAAAAGGGACATTTAAGGAAATTGAAGAGCGCTGGTTAGGTGAGGCTGTACCTGCATCTGCTGATAAGAGCAATTCTGATACTAATACTACGCAATTGAACTAA